Proteins encoded by one window of Lates calcarifer isolate ASB-BC8 linkage group LG5, TLL_Latcal_v3, whole genome shotgun sequence:
- the si:dkey-45d16.4 gene encoding scaffold attachment factor B1 isoform X2, which produces MERVVVEVPINNGFSLAGPSMTPRKRQVRFSARHDIILLREVIAQNPFASKEPGRIWARVGEIITAALQDENFEVDARRCRERTMLLLDYYKKQDFPSLRRFGTERLYAQKEDLLHEVLELEAEKGLLAGGDSTKYQDDELRKRAIEELTLPEQDKPNITITQTPTAEPEEDREEITELSAAPTAKRPCQCCCQTYSEILSFLEKRSEAEQRLREEELALRREELEIQRSKIALERERLGAERKERERRFELESQERQVILDLLKEKVLKG; this is translated from the exons atggaACGGGTAGTGGTGGAAGTGCCGATCAACAACG GTTTTTCCCTTGCCGGCCCTTCCATGACCCCCCGAAAGCGTCAAGTGCGGTTTTCAGCGCGGCACGACATCATCCTTCTTCGAGAGGTCATCGCCCAGAACCCCTTTGCCTCAAAAGAACCAG GACGGATCTGGGCCCGTGTGGGGGAAATTATCACAGCAGCCCTCCAAGATGAAAACTTTGAGGTGGATGCCAGGAGGTGTAGGGAGAGAACCATGCTACTGCTAGACTACTACAAGAAACAAGACTTCCCCAGCCTACGCAG GTTTGGAACAGAGAGGTTGTACGCCCAAAAGGAGGATCTGCTACATGAGGTTTTAGAGTTGGAGGCTGAGAAAGGGCTCTTGGCCGGTGGTGACAGCACAAAGTACCAG GATGATGAGCTGAGAAAACGAGCCATAGAGGAATTGACTCTGCCAGAGCAGGACAAACCCAACATCACtatcacacaaacacccactgcAG AACCAGAGGAAGATCGCGAGGAAATAACTGAGCTGTCAGCAGCGCCCACAGCCAAGCGACCctgtcagtgctgctgccaGACCTACTCTGAGATTCTCAGCTTCCTGGAGAAACGCTCGGAGGCAGAGCAACGGCTGCGAGAGGAGGAGCTCGCCCTTCGCCGGGAGGAACTAGAGATTCAGAGGA GTAAGATCGCTCTGGAGAGGGAACGTCTGGgagctgagagaaaagagagggaacgGAGATTTGAGCTGGAGAGCCAAGAGAGGCAGGTCATCTTGGACCTGCTAAAAGAAAAGGTGTTGAAAGGCTGA
- the si:dkey-45d16.4 gene encoding trichohyalin isoform X1, with protein MERVVVEVPINNGFSLAGPSMTPRKRQVRFSARHDIILLREVIAQNPFASKEPGRIWARVGEIITAALQDENFEVDARRCRERTMLLLDYYKKQDFPSLRRFGTERLYAQKEDLLHEVLELEAEKGLLAGGDSTKYQDDELRKRAIEELTLPEQDKPNITITQTPTAAEPEEDREEITELSAAPTAKRPCQCCCQTYSEILSFLEKRSEAEQRLREEELALRREELEIQRSKIALERERLGAERKERERRFELESQERQVILDLLKEKVLKG; from the exons atggaACGGGTAGTGGTGGAAGTGCCGATCAACAACG GTTTTTCCCTTGCCGGCCCTTCCATGACCCCCCGAAAGCGTCAAGTGCGGTTTTCAGCGCGGCACGACATCATCCTTCTTCGAGAGGTCATCGCCCAGAACCCCTTTGCCTCAAAAGAACCAG GACGGATCTGGGCCCGTGTGGGGGAAATTATCACAGCAGCCCTCCAAGATGAAAACTTTGAGGTGGATGCCAGGAGGTGTAGGGAGAGAACCATGCTACTGCTAGACTACTACAAGAAACAAGACTTCCCCAGCCTACGCAG GTTTGGAACAGAGAGGTTGTACGCCCAAAAGGAGGATCTGCTACATGAGGTTTTAGAGTTGGAGGCTGAGAAAGGGCTCTTGGCCGGTGGTGACAGCACAAAGTACCAG GATGATGAGCTGAGAAAACGAGCCATAGAGGAATTGACTCTGCCAGAGCAGGACAAACCCAACATCACtatcacacaaacacccactgcAG CAGAACCAGAGGAAGATCGCGAGGAAATAACTGAGCTGTCAGCAGCGCCCACAGCCAAGCGACCctgtcagtgctgctgccaGACCTACTCTGAGATTCTCAGCTTCCTGGAGAAACGCTCGGAGGCAGAGCAACGGCTGCGAGAGGAGGAGCTCGCCCTTCGCCGGGAGGAACTAGAGATTCAGAGGA GTAAGATCGCTCTGGAGAGGGAACGTCTGGgagctgagagaaaagagagggaacgGAGATTTGAGCTGGAGAGCCAAGAGAGGCAGGTCATCTTGGACCTGCTAAAAGAAAAGGTGTTGAAAGGCTGA